Proteins encoded in a region of the Candidatus Omnitrophota bacterium genome:
- a CDS encoding efflux RND transporter periplasmic adaptor subunit — protein sequence MGVFRLNFGRKKSAETSKSAAQTVSRKAVNNTPEDGTVRDGDKQTESAMSGRMKDVINNAPKKDKPGYARHFPRFLIWLLIAIVFIAAIFFITARAGKSGLSVAGLIDKVRQILPFSKKAPEGLLITPEEEAVEELVTVRTYRVVRGDFTDMLSGMGTIRGDREIELRFESSGIVESMNFFEGDMVRRGDIVATLAQKDALLKLEYAKEKLKTQELAEEGVKKKVEIHQRLFDDGIIIKSKLEEIQLEYETAHAQSQMAKKEIEFALSELDKTYRYSPIDGVMGTRDIDIGEYVTPSIKIGSLYDTSVVIAEMGIIEKDINRIALGQKAKVVVDTYPGVEFEGIIENIAPIVEGKSRTLTAKVRIKNTNPKGTLLPGMFARIWVFVYEKKNAIKLPSACLYDLDNNNEFDSVYVVSSDNIAKAVPVSIGYVSTDYVEIVDGLREGEQVVSESMSELSDNAKVDVIEIQEPML from the coding sequence ATGGGTGTTTTCCGATTGAATTTTGGCAGAAAAAAATCTGCCGAAACCTCCAAGTCCGCAGCTCAAACCGTATCCCGCAAGGCTGTTAACAATACGCCTGAAGATGGCACGGTTCGGGACGGTGATAAACAGACAGAGTCTGCCATGTCCGGACGGATGAAAGACGTTATTAATAATGCCCCCAAAAAAGACAAGCCCGGCTATGCCCGGCATTTCCCAAGATTTCTTATATGGCTTCTTATCGCCATTGTTTTTATAGCCGCCATTTTTTTTATAACCGCGCGGGCGGGTAAATCAGGTTTATCCGTAGCAGGCCTGATTGATAAGGTCAGACAGATTTTACCGTTTTCTAAAAAAGCGCCTGAAGGGCTTCTTATTACACCGGAAGAAGAAGCTGTAGAGGAGCTTGTTACTGTCAGGACATACCGTGTTGTCCGGGGAGATTTTACGGACATGCTTTCAGGCATGGGCACAATTAGAGGCGACAGGGAAATTGAATTGAGGTTTGAATCAAGCGGTATAGTAGAGTCTATGAATTTTTTTGAAGGTGATATGGTCAGGAGAGGAGACATTGTAGCAACGCTTGCCCAAAAGGACGCCTTGTTAAAATTGGAGTATGCCAAGGAGAAGCTCAAGACCCAGGAACTGGCGGAGGAAGGTGTAAAGAAGAAGGTTGAAATTCATCAGCGTCTTTTTGATGACGGGATAATTATAAAGTCCAAGCTGGAAGAGATCCAGCTTGAGTATGAAACTGCCCACGCCCAGTCCCAGATGGCCAAAAAGGAGATAGAGTTTGCCCTCTCCGAGCTTGACAAGACGTATCGGTATTCTCCAATAGACGGCGTTATGGGAACCAGAGACATTGATATAGGAGAATACGTCACGCCCAGCATAAAAATAGGTTCATTATATGACACATCCGTTGTTATCGCGGAGATGGGTATTATTGAAAAGGATATCAACAGGATCGCGTTAGGCCAAAAGGCTAAGGTTGTGGTTGACACATACCCCGGCGTGGAATTTGAAGGTATTATTGAGAATATAGCTCCGATAGTTGAAGGCAAATCAAGAACATTGACAGCCAAGGTCCGAATCAAGAATACTAACCCTAAAGGCACATTGCTTCCGGGTATGTTTGCCAGAATTTGGGTATTTGTCTATGAAAAAAAGAACGCGATAAAACTGCCTTCCGCGTGCCTTTATGATCTTGATAACAATAATGAATTTGACTCCGTGTATGTTGTTTCTTCCGATAATATAGCCAAGGCTGTCCCTGTTTCAATAGGCTATGTGTCAACGGATTATGTTGAGATTGTGGACGGGCTCCGTGAAGGCGAACAGGTAGTGTCTGAATCCATGTCCGAACTTAGCGACAACGCGAAGGTGGATGTTATAGAGATACAAGAACCTATGCTTTGA
- a CDS encoding efflux RND transporter permease subunit, with protein MSLSSLSMKKPVTVIMVFLGVTLFGLISWTRLRQELYPPIVYPQLSIITSYKDAAPEEMEILVTKPIEEAVGTVGGVRKISSISKEETSLVIAEFNWGTNMSFAALGVREKIDLIKESLPRGSEDPVVMKFNPFEMPLMVLNITSETISPAELRRITDKIIKNEIEKADGVAAANITGGRIPEIIIEIDQDKLMSKGLALNKVVEFIAKSNLNYPAGTIEESFYEYLVRTIGEFKMVDDISGLVIDVDDRKRESEFIGFDAGARQAEDDKPVYRTHLVTLKDIASVKEVLKEKTSVSRFNNRDNVSLSIQKQADANTLQVANSIKEILKKIKDIIPEGINISMVADQSLAVSSNIKGVADAAFQGGFLAFLVLLFFLRNIKSALIVALNIPVSIMVVFALMFLCGITINMISLGGLALGVGMLVDNGIVVIENIYRHRQEEKKDIIEASAFGASEVSGAIAGSTLTTIAVFLPMVFVIGVAGQICKDLAFTVTFSLLGSIATALALMPVLCSTVKDIPVVDSEDDSDLNHTFMTPFQSGLKKALCFFIKRKAFCLAALLIVFLFCCMLLPFLDTELLPKVDQGQFTIKLNLPPGTRLDHTDTVARKIESYLFAVPEIDSVTTNIGSTKEKKGTALLETMGPHQAQIIVNLKPKAGFGKSGPQYRLDGTSVVLSKLKDQIGPKELSGASIEYILQESVFQSAFQTEAPIVIEIRGKELGTMRNITAIVEEEIKKISGIYSVRNTLVAPAPEIKVNVFKDKAATYNLTASDIALTAQTAIKGHVATKLKREGEEIDIRVRLKPSDRDNMEKIRRLQFHTPLGVDVPLSELAYLSMGKGPSEIKRQDQERTIIVSASIFKNSFKNVAQAVSEAISRVQMPSTAYSAKLAGESEQIKESFRSLRMALVLSVLLVYMIMASQFESFWQPFVILFTIPLSIIGIILMLLFTRTPLSIMVILGVIICGGIVVNNGIVLIDYVNILRERGMSAYDAVMVSSRRRLRPILMTALTTVLGLFPLAFALNHGSELQQPMAIAIIGGLIASTFLSLVVVPVIYLGFNDIITSIKAFSPRLKNDDKLKFAPLADAGEQGHDAVKAQKPPLAPVIELSYDKSGSGGGIAPAANDFSATDEKKGRIPAGGDTPPLFPLKTEEGLTASQDNRDIWQGGFNERQKALIAYLKENGRISRKEYSEKFNISIPTAARDLKHLLKSGVIVFKGPAAIGRYYTLK; from the coding sequence ATGTCATTATCAAGTTTGTCAATGAAAAAGCCGGTAACAGTTATTATGGTTTTTCTGGGCGTAACCTTGTTCGGCCTTATATCGTGGACGAGATTACGGCAAGAGCTTTACCCTCCGATAGTTTACCCGCAGCTTAGCATTATTACATCTTACAAAGACGCCGCCCCTGAAGAGATGGAGATACTTGTGACCAAGCCTATTGAAGAGGCTGTCGGAACAGTAGGAGGCGTTCGCAAGATCAGCTCCATATCAAAAGAAGAGACCTCACTTGTAATAGCGGAATTTAACTGGGGCACGAACATGAGTTTTGCGGCGCTGGGTGTTCGTGAAAAAATAGATCTTATCAAAGAAAGCCTGCCGCGCGGTTCGGAAGACCCTGTCGTAATGAAATTCAATCCTTTTGAAATGCCCCTCATGGTTTTAAATATTACCTCGGAAACCATAAGCCCCGCCGAACTTCGCCGAATAACGGATAAGATTATTAAAAATGAGATTGAGAAGGCGGACGGTGTTGCTGCCGCCAATATAACGGGCGGAAGGATCCCGGAGATTATTATTGAAATTGACCAGGATAAGCTGATGTCAAAAGGGCTTGCCCTGAATAAGGTGGTTGAATTTATAGCCAAGTCAAACTTGAATTATCCGGCAGGGACCATTGAAGAAAGTTTTTATGAATACCTTGTCAGGACTATCGGCGAATTCAAGATGGTTGACGATATTTCCGGGCTTGTAATAGACGTTGACGATAGAAAACGGGAAAGCGAATTTATCGGGTTTGACGCCGGCGCGCGGCAGGCGGAAGACGATAAGCCGGTTTACCGCACACACCTGGTCACCCTCAAAGACATAGCGTCGGTAAAAGAAGTGCTTAAGGAAAAGACGTCAGTTTCAAGATTTAATAATCGCGATAATGTGTCGCTGTCAATACAAAAACAGGCGGACGCGAATACACTCCAGGTCGCGAATAGTATCAAGGAAATATTAAAAAAGATCAAAGACATCATTCCCGAAGGTATTAATATCAGTATGGTTGCCGACCAGTCTCTTGCTGTCAGCAGTAATATAAAAGGTGTCGCGGATGCCGCTTTCCAGGGAGGGTTTCTCGCGTTTTTGGTATTATTGTTTTTTTTGCGCAACATAAAAAGCGCGCTGATAGTGGCTCTCAATATACCTGTTTCTATAATGGTGGTATTCGCTCTCATGTTTCTATGCGGGATAACGATTAATATGATATCTCTTGGCGGCCTGGCGCTTGGAGTGGGTATGCTTGTTGATAACGGCATAGTAGTGATTGAAAATATTTACAGGCATAGGCAGGAAGAGAAAAAAGACATAATAGAGGCAAGCGCTTTTGGGGCATCAGAGGTAAGCGGGGCTATAGCGGGGTCAACATTAACTACCATAGCGGTTTTCCTGCCGATGGTATTTGTGATAGGCGTTGCCGGCCAGATATGCAAAGACTTGGCTTTTACGGTCACCTTCTCATTGTTAGGCTCTATTGCTACCGCTCTTGCGCTTATGCCTGTTTTATGTTCCACAGTTAAGGATATCCCTGTTGTTGATTCTGAAGACGACTCTGATCTTAATCATACTTTTATGACTCCGTTCCAGTCGGGGTTAAAAAAAGCGCTTTGTTTTTTTATAAAAAGAAAGGCTTTTTGCCTTGCGGCCCTTTTGATTGTTTTTTTGTTCTGCTGTATGCTTTTGCCTTTTCTGGATACCGAACTTCTTCCCAAGGTTGATCAGGGCCAGTTTACGATAAAACTCAACTTACCCCCGGGAACCAGGCTGGACCATACCGATACAGTGGCGCGAAAGATAGAGTCATATTTATTTGCCGTGCCGGAAATAGACAGCGTGACAACAAATATAGGCTCTACGAAAGAAAAGAAAGGGACAGCTCTTTTAGAGACCATGGGGCCTCATCAGGCGCAGATTATCGTTAACCTTAAACCAAAAGCGGGTTTTGGAAAGTCGGGCCCTCAATACCGCTTGGATGGCACATCGGTTGTTTTGAGCAAGCTTAAAGACCAGATAGGCCCTAAAGAATTGTCAGGGGCCTCAATTGAATATATATTGCAGGAATCCGTGTTTCAATCAGCGTTTCAAACAGAGGCCCCTATCGTAATTGAGATAAGAGGCAAAGAACTTGGCACAATGCGCAATATTACCGCTATTGTTGAAGAAGAGATTAAAAAAATTTCCGGTATATATAGCGTAAGAAACACTCTTGTCGCCCCGGCACCGGAAATAAAGGTGAATGTTTTTAAGGATAAAGCGGCAACATACAATCTTACTGCCAGTGATATCGCGCTTACGGCTCAAACGGCAATAAAGGGGCATGTAGCGACAAAATTAAAGAGAGAAGGCGAAGAGATAGACATCAGGGTCCGGCTCAAGCCCTCTGACAGGGACAATATGGAAAAGATAAGGCGTTTGCAGTTTCATACTCCATTGGGCGTTGATGTCCCGCTTTCGGAATTAGCTTACCTAAGTATGGGCAAAGGCCCGAGTGAAATAAAACGTCAGGACCAGGAAAGGACTATTATCGTAAGCGCTTCAATATTTAAGAATTCGTTTAAGAATGTGGCGCAGGCTGTTTCAGAGGCCATTTCAAGGGTGCAAATGCCTTCAACAGCTTATTCGGCCAAGCTTGCCGGCGAAAGCGAACAGATAAAAGAATCGTTCAGGAGCCTGCGAATGGCCCTTGTCTTATCTGTCTTGCTCGTATATATGATTATGGCTTCGCAATTTGAATCTTTTTGGCAGCCGTTTGTCATATTATTTACCATACCGCTTTCAATTATCGGTATTATCTTGATGCTTCTTTTTACCAGGACACCTTTAAGTATTATGGTTATTTTAGGCGTGATTATTTGCGGCGGTATTGTCGTAAATAACGGTATCGTGCTTATTGATTATGTTAATATATTGCGAGAGCGCGGAATGAGCGCTTATGATGCTGTTATGGTTTCAAGCAGAAGGCGCCTAAGGCCAATACTGATGACGGCATTGACCACTGTTTTGGGCCTGTTTCCGCTCGCGTTTGCTTTAAATCACGGTTCTGAATTACAGCAACCTATGGCAATAGCTATTATCGGTGGATTGATTGCTTCAACATTTCTTTCGCTTGTTGTTGTTCCGGTTATATATCTTGGTTTTAACGATATTATTACGTCTATTAAAGCTTTTTCTCCGCGGTTAAAAAATGACGACAAGCTCAAGTTTGCGCCTTTGGCAGACGCGGGCGAGCAAGGTCATGACGCTGTTAAAGCTCAAAAACCTCCGCTTGCGCCTGTGATTGAACTTTCATATGATAAATCAGGCTCCGGAGGCGGCATAGCACCCGCGGCAAACGATTTCTCGGCCACGGATGAAAAAAAGGGCCGCATACCCGCGGGAGGGGATACCCCGCCGCTTTTTCCTTTAAAAACTGAAGAAGGCCTTACAGCCTCTCAAGATAACCGTGATATCTGGCAGGGAGGTTTCAATGAAAGGCAGAAGGCTCTTATCGCCTATCTAAAGGAAAACGGCCGCATTTCAAGGAAAGAATATTCAGAAAAATTTAATATATCTATTCCGACCGCTGCCAGGGACCTGAAACATCTTTTAAAGTCAGGCGTTATTGTTTTTAAGGGGCCTGCTGCCATCGGAAGATATTACACGTTAAAATAA
- a CDS encoding efflux RND transporter permease subunit produces the protein MGLPNFSVKKPITVFMIFSCVMLMGIISLLRLPVELLPNYSFGDISIFVNIRGGIPPEEVEQLVTKPTEDAISSVSYLRGLTSISEEGRSHVVMRFEPGIDMDYALLEVREKFSRIRSKLPAQIEKPVIAKFEQQDRPVMIIAATGPGYSPEALRKIMDGIVKDRILRVDGVANVDIAGGRERKILVELDQRKLQAYNISIGQVISVLNSNNIDLLLGAYDKNRQKHLIRIAGGFKAISDIENIGVISTKSRSIIKVKDIAEVKDSYLEAQSYARVNILPVVSLYIQKESGANTVEVTTAIGKSLEELEKTGVLDKRIRLIETYNQAASIRQAINGVKNALFLGALFAMLVLWLFLRDARSMLIIAVSIPVSIITTFIFMYFLKVTLNIMTLSGLAIGVGMLVDNSIVVLENIHSMAKRGLSQFKAVIKGTQEMALAILSGTITTIVVFLPIMFISKDIRILYMGLALTVTLSLVASLIVALSLVPMLSVYLPGMDWSGIFKHRNLSSQKIRPMVRNRKTFVDMVKQFYKRLLIKSLRWRYFMVLVAAVLFCAALCLLVFGIEKEFIGTADQQDFTIYVELPTGAKLNVSDSAVAAIEKILETVPEIKQFSSRIEKWSSKIYVKLTPLGQRTRSTNEVVDDLRTRVEDVERRYREAFIYFEETEQTETNEIVVDIFGYDYNTLNEVASSMLTRMQAIPGLMDLKMRWRKGRPEWSLKVNRAKASIYGLTVNDIADSIHAQMRGLRATLYHADAKEVEVIARLQEKDRRSLDQLRKLSLITPDGNNVYLEQVVDFEPGIGPSKIWRKNKNRMIQISANRGKYTFGTAADKIQQALKGLKFPNDYYYSLGENYWRMIRNQKEFMAVWPPGILWIVIILIYLVLAGLFESYAQPFIIMITVPLAAIGVAAALWATKQAMNISVLMGAIMLGGIVVNNAIILIDYTNRLVKSGFRAKRAVVKASIDRLRPIMMTTCTTLLGLLPMAIDKTEQASLWCPLAITVIGGLISSTILTLFIVPGMFIIFQDIWRRFCNSIA, from the coding sequence ATGGGTCTACCAAATTTTTCAGTTAAAAAACCTATAACGGTATTTATGATCTTTTCATGCGTAATGCTTATGGGCATTATTTCTTTATTGCGCCTTCCCGTTGAGCTTTTACCTAATTATAGTTTCGGCGATATCTCAATATTCGTCAATATACGCGGCGGGATTCCGCCTGAAGAAGTTGAACAGCTTGTTACAAAGCCTACCGAAGACGCCATTAGCTCCGTTTCTTACCTGCGCGGCCTTACATCCATATCCGAAGAAGGGCGTTCTCATGTGGTGATGCGTTTTGAGCCCGGTATAGACATGGATTATGCCCTGCTTGAAGTCAGAGAAAAATTTTCAAGAATAAGATCTAAACTGCCCGCGCAAATTGAAAAACCTGTAATAGCAAAATTTGAACAACAGGACAGGCCTGTTATGATCATAGCGGCCACGGGGCCCGGTTATTCGCCCGAGGCACTGCGAAAAATAATGGACGGTATTGTAAAAGACAGAATATTAAGAGTTGATGGAGTTGCTAATGTGGATATTGCCGGCGGGCGGGAACGGAAGATTCTTGTTGAATTGGATCAGAGAAAATTACAGGCTTATAATATATCCATAGGCCAGGTTATCAGTGTTTTGAATTCAAATAACATAGATTTGTTGTTAGGGGCCTATGATAAAAACAGGCAGAAACATCTTATAAGGATTGCAGGCGGTTTTAAGGCAATATCTGATATAGAAAATATAGGTGTTATATCCACAAAGAGCAGGTCTATTATTAAAGTTAAAGATATAGCTGAAGTAAAAGATTCGTATCTTGAAGCGCAGAGTTATGCCAGGGTCAATATTTTACCCGTTGTTTCGCTGTATATTCAAAAAGAAAGCGGAGCAAATACGGTTGAGGTCACTACCGCTATTGGAAAATCGTTGGAGGAATTAGAAAAAACAGGCGTATTAGACAAAAGAATCCGTCTTATAGAAACCTATAATCAGGCGGCAAGCATAAGGCAGGCCATCAACGGTGTTAAAAACGCCCTTTTTTTAGGGGCATTGTTCGCTATGCTTGTCTTGTGGTTGTTTTTAAGGGACGCGCGTTCTATGCTGATAATAGCCGTGTCAATACCGGTGTCTATTATTACCACTTTTATTTTTATGTATTTTTTAAAAGTTACCCTGAATATAATGACATTAAGCGGGCTTGCTATCGGGGTGGGCATGCTTGTGGATAATTCCATCGTTGTGCTTGAAAATATCCACAGTATGGCAAAAAGAGGTTTATCGCAATTCAAGGCTGTTATAAAAGGGACCCAGGAGATGGCCCTTGCTATATTATCAGGCACGATTACCACCATCGTAGTATTTCTGCCTATTATGTTTATAAGCAAAGATATCAGGATACTCTATATGGGTTTGGCTCTTACCGTGACGCTTTCTCTTGTAGCGTCTCTAATTGTCGCTCTTTCTCTTGTTCCGATGCTTTCCGTGTATCTGCCCGGCATGGATTGGAGCGGGATTTTTAAACACAGAAACCTTTCTTCACAGAAAATCCGGCCTATGGTAAGAAATAGAAAAACTTTTGTGGATATGGTCAAACAATTTTATAAACGTTTGTTGATAAAGAGCCTGCGCTGGAGATACTTTATGGTGTTAGTGGCGGCGGTTTTATTCTGCGCGGCGCTATGCCTGCTTGTGTTTGGTATTGAAAAAGAATTTATCGGGACTGCCGATCAACAGGATTTTACAATCTATGTAGAATTACCCACAGGCGCCAAGCTTAACGTCTCTGACAGTGCGGTTGCGGCGATAGAAAAAATCTTAGAAACCGTCCCGGAGATCAAACAGTTTTCTTCCAGGATAGAGAAATGGTCGTCCAAAATATATGTTAAGCTTACCCCTTTGGGGCAGAGGACACGGTCAACCAACGAGGTGGTAGATGACCTTAGGACGAGGGTTGAGGATGTGGAAAGGAGATACCGTGAGGCGTTTATATATTTTGAAGAAACAGAACAGACGGAGACAAACGAAATCGTAGTTGATATATTTGGTTATGATTATAATACGCTTAATGAGGTCGCCTCTTCAATGCTTACAAGAATGCAGGCGATACCCGGTCTTATGGATCTTAAAATGAGATGGAGAAAAGGCAGGCCCGAATGGAGCCTGAAAGTCAACCGCGCCAAGGCGTCTATATATGGTCTTACGGTTAACGATATCGCTGATTCTATTCATGCCCAGATGAGAGGCTTGCGGGCGACCCTGTATCATGCCGATGCCAAAGAGGTAGAGGTAATAGCCAGATTACAGGAAAAAGACAGGCGTAGCCTTGACCAGTTAAGAAAACTTAGCTTGATTACGCCTGACGGGAATAATGTTTATCTTGAACAGGTTGTGGATTTTGAGCCCGGGATAGGCCCTAGCAAAATATGGCGCAAAAATAAAAACCGCATGATACAGATAAGCGCTAATCGCGGCAAGTATACTTTCGGCACAGCGGCTGATAAGATACAGCAGGCGCTTAAAGGTTTAAAATTTCCTAATGATTATTATTACAGCCTTGGCGAAAATTATTGGAGGATGATAAGAAACCAGAAGGAATTTATGGCGGTCTGGCCGCCAGGTATATTATGGATAGTAATAATATTAATATATTTAGTGCTTGCGGGGCTTTTTGAGTCCTATGCCCAGCCTTTTATTATAATGATTACGGTTCCATTGGCTGCTATAGGTGTGGCCGCCGCTTTATGGGCTACTAAGCAGGCCATGAATATCAGCGTTCTCATGGGAGCTATTATGCTCGGGGGCATTGTAGTTAATAATGCCATCATATTAATTGATTATACTAATAGGTTAGTAAAATCGGGTTTTAGGGCCAAGAGGGCTGTTGTTAAGGCCAGTATAGACAGGTTAAGGCCTATAATGATGACGACATGCACCACTCTTTTGGGGCTTCTCCCAATGGCTATTGATAAAACAGAACAGGCAAGCTTGTGGTGCCCTCTGGCTATAACAGTCATAGGGGGGCTTATTAGCTCTACCATATTGACTCTATTTATTGTTCCCGGGATGTTTATTATATTCCAGGATATATGGCGCCGGTTTTGTAACAGCATTGCGTAG